A region of Dioscorea cayenensis subsp. rotundata cultivar TDr96_F1 chromosome 5, TDr96_F1_v2_PseudoChromosome.rev07_lg8_w22 25.fasta, whole genome shotgun sequence DNA encodes the following proteins:
- the LOC120260575 gene encoding single-stranded DNA-binding protein WHY1, chloroplastic-like, with the protein MALPISHSLPSLTHGFVPKTLALKRTPSFIVSRRSDYYEPQKVTSRPPPPEDSLSAASQPSRVYVGYSIYKGKAALTIEPRPPEFSPLDSGAFKVSKEGFALMQFAPAVGTRQYDWSRKQVFSLSVTEIGTLMSLGAKDSCEFFHDPFKGRSDEGKVRKLLKAEPLPDGTGHFFNLSVQNRLLNVDESIYIPISKAEFTILNSSFNFIIPYLLGWHAFANTIKPEDSIQTNNAISRSGVELEWGR; encoded by the exons ATGGCGCTCCCCATCTCCCACTCTCTCCCATCTCTCACCCATGGCTTCgttcccaaaaccctagccctaaAGAGGACCCCTTCCTTCATAGTCTCTCGCCGTTCCGACTACTATGAGCCGCAGAAGGTCACTTCTCGCCCCCCGCCGCCTGAGGACTCCCTGTCCGCCGCCTCTCAGCCATCTAGGGTTTATGTTGGGTATTCAATTTATAAAGGCAAGGCTGCTCTCACCATCGAGCCCCGTCCTCCCGAGTTTTCTCCTTTGGAT TCTGGAGCATTTAAGGTGTCGAAGGAAGGGTTTGCTTTGATGCAGTTCGCGCCTGCGGTGGGGACTCGGCAGTATGATTGGAGCCGGAAGCAG gTCTTCTCTTTATCTGTCACTGAAATTGGCACTTTAATGAGTCTTGGTGCCAAAGATTCGTGTGAGTTTTTCCATGATCCATTCAAGGGAAGAAG TGATGAAGGCAAGGTCAGGAAGCTTTTGAAGGCAGAACCTCTTCCAGATGGCACTGGCCACTTCTTTAATCTCA GTGTCCAGAATAGGCTCTTGAATGTGGATGAGAGCATATACATTCCTATCAGTAAAGCAGAATTCACAATTCTGAACTCATCCTTCAAT tTTATTATACCATACCTTCTCGGCTGGCACGCATTTGCGAATACTATCAAACCAGAGGACTCCATTCAGACAAACAATGCAATCTCAAGATCTGGGGTTGAGTTGGAATGGGGAAGATGA